GCTCCAGCAGAGATGATATAAACTCTATTGTTTTGTAAAGCTCCATGTCACTAGCCTACAGTGCACACAGAAAAGCACAGAAGGACAGAGGGAAACAGAGGACAGATAGAAAAAGGAAGTTGAGTAGTTAGTTGCAGTgcagtgaatattttcttggcAGCAActataaaaaagcaaaacttaaACTATGTTGCTGAATGATTTACTAAATGTATAACTgcctaaaaagaaaaaggaatgCTTACATTTTGAATCTCCTCCGGTGACAGTAAACCATCCTGAAGGGACGAggtgcagctctgctctgtgtcatctatgtgtttttctttggtttccTCGAATGTTTCATCTGTGTCTTTACTTTCACACTCTGCAGCGTCTCCCTGCGTCTCCATCATTTGCCACTCAGTCGTCATTTCTGCTCTTGTGTTCTTGTCATCCGCTTCCGTTCTTTTACATGTCTGTTTGGCCTCATTGGTCTCTTCGCTTGTCATATCTGTCGGTTTTTCTTGTGGATCTGTGTCTTTTTCCTGCTGCTCATTTTTATTCCTGCCTCTAGCATTGCTGCTCTCCTGTTTTGTAGAAATATCTCCTGCAGTTTGCTCAGTTATATTTTCTCCTGGTCTTTCTTTTGCACCTCCTGTCTCATCTGTCTTCGAATCCACTTTCTCCCTCTTGTCTGCCTCTACCTCCTCTAGCTCTCTATTCATCCCTCCGTTTCCTCCtttatcctttaacttttctACCTGCATGTCCTCCAAAGTCATCATCAACATGCTGCTGATTATTCTGTCAAattcttcatcctcctcttcactgTCTGATGCTGTTTCCCATTTCTCCTGAGTCTGTTTGCTTTCTCTAatcttttcctcttcctgtctctcctctccttcttttttgtctgaccaCTTTGCCTCTGGCTGATTTTCTAGTCCGACTCTTGTCTCATATAAGACTATTATTTCCTCAGTCctttcctcccttctctctgctcCCACCACTGTTTTTAACTGCAtctcctgtctctcctctgtctctttaaaAACTTTTCCTTCCATCCTTTCATCCTCAGTCTCCTCTGTTACTCTCTCTTGCACGCAATCTTTCTCTTCAGGTTCCtctatctttgttttttctggctGGACATCAAATTTTATCTGACAATCCAGAACGTTCTCAGTCGTCGCTTTTTCTACTTTCTCCTCACTTCTCTCGTTCATTCTCTCCTCGATTTCTTCCcttaaatcaaacattttcacatctaAATCTCCAATGgattctctcctctcctgactCTTTCCCACTGTTCCCTCCCACACTTTTTCCATCTCAACACTGCTCTCTATTCCTCCTTCATTTACCTCTTGCTCCATCTCTCCCTCATTCTCTCCATATCTGTCCAGCTCGTCCTCCGTGGAAGAAAACTGAGAGGCGCTGACTAGACTGGCCAAGTCGCGCACTTGAGCCGCCTGGACTGCTTTTCGCGCCTGCAGTTTCCAAAGCGTCACTTCGTCTATCGCTTCCTCCCCCTCTTCGCCTCTCCCATCTAACTCATCGTCCGTGGATGAAAATTGGGTGGCATTGACTTGGTTTGCTAATTTGCACACTTTCACcgccagctcctcctcctcctctcctgtcttcttctcttcatccaTGATGCCAACTCTGTCCAGCTCATCCTCCGTGGATGAGAACTGGGTAGCTCTGACTTCTTTTTCCAGCTGACAGAGTTTATAAGTGAGtccttctgtcttttcctctttctgctctTTATAGTCCTCCTCCatatcttcatctctctctccgtcCCATTCTCCTTCACTCAGGCCTGCTCTGTCTAACTCGTCATCAGTAGACGATAAGTATGTGAGTCTGGACTGTGTGACGAGCCTGTACAATCGGTCTTTCACCTCGTCTTCGTCTATGTCTtgctcctccccctctctctcatcctctgtTCTTCTGTCATCCAACTCGATCTCCATCCTCCACGGcctctcatcttcctcatctttttcatctttgtcCTCGTTTCCTTGTCTCCTTTCCTCACTCTGTGCGTCATCGTCAGCATCTCTCACTCCATAAAGCCCGTCGTCTCTTGTAGACGAGTCAGAAACTCTGCCTGTGAGCTGTTGCAGTTTTAACGTGAGCTCCTGCTCCATCTGATTGGCTCCATGTCCGGTGATGTCACTCTCTGGGTTAAAAGGTTCAGGGGTTGTGGCCCCAGAGGTCAAAGTGTCAGGGGTCACAGCATCAGAAGTAGGTTCGGACTGGTTGTCTTTTTTGTTATAATCCTGTGAATATAAgagtgtttaaaataaatatttctgtggTGAATAACATGAGTTCAAATCTGTGTAGATTGTAGATTGTCAGTTTATTTTATCCACACCAATCATATCAGTGAAGATAGACTAAAAATTAGAAACACCTTTCAGTATGACACAATACAGTTCAACAGAACTACAAACTACAGATTCAAAAATGACCAAGTAACACCTCTCTAAAACACGGCTGTTGTATTGGAGTTAGAGCtacaacaattagtcaattaatcaattagtcaatcgccagaaaattaatcggcaacggcaactattttggtaatcgATTGACTCTGTTaagtttttggggttttttttgtttttttttagcaaaaatgccaaacgttCTGTGCTTCCAGCTTCTTCAGTGTGGGGATTTGCTGCTTTCCCCTCTCTTATATCatgttaactgaatatcttttggttttggacataatgaaaatgtgatggacatttttcaatattttatgacattttataggtaATCAATGAATCCAAAACGTCATCggcagattaatccataatgaaaataatctttagttgcatcCCTACTTTTATAAAGTTGAACTCTATAAACTGGAAACTGAGTGTAAGTAGGTATTTTTCTAATTTGTAAGGAATTAATggtatatatttgttttatcttcCTTTCAAACCTTGTATTGCATCTATGTCAAactttttgctatttttctgctttgtctGTATCTTCTGTCTCATAATCTGTCTCTTGTTTAAGTCtatgttttatatcttttgttATGTCATATCAGTTTGGAGTTGAATGTATTTCTCACCAGCACAGGAGAAGAAGCTGCCGGCTCTTTTTTACTGTTCCTTTTCTTCcgtgatctcctgacttttccaACTGCGGACTCAGCAGCCGCATTGCTCTCATCCTCTGCTCCTTCCACGTTAAAGTTCACGTCGATGATGTTGGTCCTGGGTAATGATGAAGGTCGCCTGATCTCCACAGGCACCTTCCTTTTAAGACGACCCAGCACAGGTTTATTAACCTTCCAGTTGCCCTCAGAGTCTGAAAACAGATTGTCGTTGCTGCCCCGGTGGTCCATTAGCTGTGGCGAGACCCTGTCCTCGGTGTCCTGGAGGTTAAAGTTGGAGTCTGTCATCTTCTTGTGAATCTCCTGGAGGACGGTGCCCCAGGAACTGTCCGGCTCAGATTTGGTTTCACTGTCAAAGCCCATGCCTTCATAGGCGGATACCACTCCTGACTCCCTCTCCAAGGCACTGTAGACCAGGCTCTTCCTTCTGGTCAGCAGGCTGGGACGCGACAGCTGGGCGCTCTGCAGGGCAATCCAGTTCCCATCTGGGCTCGTGAGCACTGAGGACACACCTCCGCATCCcagaatgcacacacacacacacacatacaaggacAAATATCATGCAGACAAGCATATGCCAAACATGCATACCACAGAAAATACAGTCACCCAtgcagcaaacaaaaacaaacacagtggaGGTATATATTAGCTGACAGTGAAAAATTACTAATATATGAACTTGTGCTAAACAATTAAACATCCAGTTTTACCCTTTTTACCTGTTAAGTAGCATTTTATTCCACACTGTCTGGAGCAGCTAGTTCCAACTCAGATATATGATGTTTAGggaatgctttattttacaggtcctttaatttcACACTCATTTCCTGGACATTTTCAGAGTAATTTGTAGGTATTTAACAAATTAAGTTAAGTTAATTTTTCAGCAGCAATTTTACTGAAaaggtggtgcaatttggtacaaattataagaaacaGCAGAATTCAGTGTTAAGTTATTAACACTGTTATTTCAAAAGTAACCACTCATTACATTTGGGTTCATATGTAGTTACTTTGCAAAgattcttaataaattagactcttaacaattctttaactgatagaaaatattttaaaaaatgtttttaaattttcagtgtgtagttttgtgtgtcaaacgaTATATATTAGCATATTGGGTTTTTTCAATAATCTGCTAAAAGTAGCTACTGTGTAACTGTTAACTCTTTGGACATTTCTTTGAGAGGATTATGTAATTTGGTAGAATACAAGAAATGCACTTattatagagtttttaagaaacaacatttttgacactcaaaactacatttttctgtcacttaAATTCAGAATTGTTAAGAGTCCAATTTTTTGAGAATATTTGTAAATTTACAACTGTGTATGAACACAGATATAAGGCGTGGGTACTTACCGacaatttttcagttttttcttataatttgaaCCAAATTACACcctttctataaaatgtcctaaaattaaccattaaatacctACAAATTACTTAAAGGAAATTAgtaaattagaataaaataaagcattactgAGGGAAATAGTCAAACCAAAGACTCCATATTTTCATTCTGTCAATCAGAAATGGTTTGAGCATTATTTTTTGTGACATATTTGGTAACTGTAAAAACTTTGGGATCTCCTCAAGAACTTAGAAAAAAGTTATGAGGgtttaaacaatattttcacaacatgactttgtaatgactttactgtaatTTACACCCACAAAAGTATCAAGGATGGTACAATACATTCCAAGAATTATTTCTGTTGTGGTCCTTGATGTAAAGATGCAGGAGCTCAGGTGACCAGGTGAGGCAATACTACCAACAAACTAACACAATTAATACCAACTTCTAAATGATTATTTCAGCATATTTAGAACTCTGCCTGCACATCtagtgtgactgtgtgaataTTTCCTTGAGTTTTTAACCATAATTTCATAATTTCACCGTcttaatttcattattaatttgatattgtgaaaataaagtaataaaaatctATATCACCATTTATaaatcatttcaattaaaacatccaagaaacacattataaaacaaattaagtacaaattaatttaaaattgttgtggttatttattattttaatttgcaaaGGTAAATTATTCTAATTCCTGGCCCGACACAGCCTAGAAGAACAAAAACTGAGTGGTGGATCAATGAGGTTTAACAAGTTAAAGCAGCAACATCTCACCGGGATTGTCCAGCCGGTCTACACTCTTCCAAGCAGACATAGCCGAGCCACCACCTTCCTTCTTCAACGTCTGGTGAGTTTCTTGTATCAGACCTGGAGAGTCGTCCAGCAGTGAGAAGGCAGAATGTGACCTCTGGAGAGAGATGAGACAAATGAAATCACACATGTGGTTTTACCTACAATCACAATAGAAATGCTGGATGCTGATAATTAAATCACAgaatttataagcagtatacaaacatttaataaatttttataacacactataatgtagttataagcagatgtaaggacattttaagtgtttattaatgtacagtatctaACAACAATATAACTTCTCCTACGAAGAcatatattattttgtgttttactgtactgtcattcattatctgtttatacaccagcctccTATGGGcgcccacaggaggagttattGTTGTCgacaaatacagtaataaacacttatatctgccTACATACCATAAAATCAATATAGCATATTTAACCAGTAGAGGTCAGCATGTGTCATCCTTCGGACTgactgtgatgtgtttttttttttgttttttttacccagaGGCCTGGTTGGTTTTTAAAGGAGCTGCAGGCTTGATCAGCGGtggactgatgatgatgaaggtccGTGTTGTGTTCAAATGGCCAATCCTGGTTATACTCAGCCTTAATGTCAGCCAAAGTCTTCCTCCTACTAATGATCTTACATGCACAGAGAAAGGATAATGAAAATCAGCTGGTTTTCCTGTTTAAAGGTAAATTACTGGTTCAGTTAGAGTGTAACAGAGCAGCTATGAATTTAAACACATCATCGTGTAGTGTAACAGCTGTGGAAACCCCTCCACCCACTCTTCTGACTTACATTTGAGTGTTACGCAATGGCTCAATCAACCTAATTACACACTATAAAACATCAGTTAGAATTAATTGTGAATGTCAGCAGCTCAGACAGTAAaatctgttcttttttcatactttttgcACAATAGTTTTGGCCAGTTCCTCAACAAGCTCTCCTCTGTGCTTCCGTAGATAGTGTGCCTCATTCTGCTTCTCCTGGtaaacaagaacaaacacacaaataaaaaaggcTACTCATGcagtaccacacacacacacagacacacacacactataagcGGATTACTTCTCTAAATATACGCtctaaatatacatattttctgCACTGAGTTCAAAAGCTTTGGGATACTTTAACAGATTAGTGAgaagaaaatcattttgaacATATGCTGCAGTACACAGCAGTATGTCTGAAAATGGCAGCAGAATCACAAATGTGTCTTTGAAATTTAATATACAGATTATAGATCTAAGGTTATATATGAAATACACGGATTACGCGTCTTTAGTCACCTTTGAAAACACTGAGATTCAAAGCAAAGTGGATGATAATTTTACTTGACATAAAGAGCAAGTATGATCGATTATTTAAGAAAAATTATATGAAACTCACTGAAATGAAGAAAGTGTATAAACTTTCTACATCTTGGGAGACATGTATAATAAGCCTGATCTTCAACATAATCAATGTTTTGTAGAAACAGATAAAATCAATAGTGGGTTTCAGCCAATGAACAATAAGTTTACTGTTACATTGTTGAACAAAGAATTTACGTACTTTAGGTATCATATAAATGTTATAGGGAAACACATCTTcatgaattttaattttaattaattctttGTTATCATCAGCCTccaaaaacagactgaaaactaAAATAACTATTTAATGTGATAATCCATGTTATTTTAAGCAGTATATAACATTATTTTATACTGTAACATTAAACCGTTATTTGGATTGCAGCATAATCTGTATTGTTTCCCATAATGTGACTCAAACACTGATTTAGAGAAAAATCACAGAATTTAGATTAAAGAGAAATGTGATGaaagtactgtatatttatcaAAGCAAACAGACTGCAGACCAACACAGTAATATATAAGCATCTACAGTATTGTCTGAATATCACCTTTCATCCACTGCCGTTTACAGAGAAgagtaattacagtaaaaatgtcagaaaacaaaaatgctaaCACAGTACACAGCAGTTTTTGTAACACTGAGTGCAAGGCAGTATGAGTAGATAAGAAATCTACAAATAAATTTACAATGACAGTCTATTTATAATACGTGAACAGCATGAATAACCTGACTGGCAGAATCGAACTCAGCCTTGGAAATGGCCTCGTCTATAGCCTCCTCTGCCACCCGCAAGGCCACAGTGAGCGTATCTTCCATGCTGTGCTctgaacacaaagaaacacaataaTCACTTGTTTTGTTATCTGAACAATccttgaaataaaatcaaagcaaaaatatgatttaGTCATTGCAATTAtgtaaaatgaagtaaaaaggggaataattgTATAATTTTCATATATAATTGTATCCTGCATGACTGATCTGTTTGTCTGTCCTGATTCGTGTTACAGAGGCACAACAGACAGATGCATGACCATCAGgctgctgcagcttttcatttctgtttacaGTCACTCATTCTGTTAGTGCAGTGAACTGGGAGAGTTGAGGAGAAGTGAGGACAGACTAAGACACAGAGGAAGGCAGGCAGGGGCAGGAATGACTAACATACAGCTGCTTGAGATGCAACTGTAATCAAAAGATTACAGCCAAGATCCTTTAACTATTTATTTCTCCGCTGCTTCGTCTGCTGTAAAGTATTAGCTTCATGGCAGCTGGGCACAAATATGAGTTTATGGATTCATGAGAGGATTACAACAATCCTAAAATAACCTTGAATATGGCCTCAGAACGTCTGTTGTGGTGACTTTCTTGTAGAAATGGCATTAAACACTAAGCAATGCTGGATTACCAAATGGGCAAAGTGGGCCACCACCCCAGAGCCCCAAAGGCCTCAAGTTCACTGTGGGGCAAGTAATCTGATCAACTGATTTTATAGCAACTGACAGCAAAGAGGCCTTAAGGCAACTCCTGCATCTTTACCTCAAACCCTCAAGGCCCTGTCTCATAGAGGAGGTCAGaacaaaatctaattttaataCCTCTAATATATCAGTCGATATTATGATTACATGTCATATattcttaaaggggacgtatcatgcacatttccaaatcaatgtttttattctggggctctaccgGTCTACTtggcatgatttacagttcaaaaaactgaTGTCATTgcaaggaggaagtagaggtaacctTGCAAATTGAGCGTTCAGAGTAGGCTGAAGTCTGggcttttgcatttttacatatgttcacctcaagtctTGGAACTTGGACTATGTTTAACAGAGACAtttaacatcataacagtatataaaatacagaaaatcataaaaagcatgatatgttccttttaaatgaatttttagcatttttagcATTTAATCAACTTCTAACAAAACTAAGTTGGTGAACCTAGGGGGACTGAATAGGGGCCCGGGGCCCCCTTCAGAGTTGAGCCGACCCCATGCTTCTGCATGCCAACTCCTGATATCTGTGCAACTATAATAACTTTTATTGCTACTTGTGTTAATTATTTACTAAGACACAACTAAAAGTAGAGGATCTAATCTTAAGAGACTTTTTTAGTCTCACTGTTGCCATTACAGAGGATCATTTTGTCCTCAGAAGAAGGTTCTTTTAAAAAGAGACTTGAGCATTTCTGCCACTATAACCTCTGTCAATACTGAAGTATGTGGTTTACATATATGATGCACAAAAAACAGAGTTGGCTGTTCAGAAACGATACATCTAAGTCAGTGAGTTAGTCAGTagtatttcatttctttcttctgctgttcagtgcaaaatgtatttgaaatttTCCAATGAATAGCAGATGAAAGAAAATAGGTCATAAACATATAATATTTACAGGATGTAGAAGTATACATGATGttaaaactgatgtttttattttggttttgtacATGTATTAATggcaatgttttatttttgatattcaATGTATAGCGGTGTCTTGTATTTCCATTTGGATGGTTAAATGTTTAGTGTGACACAGCAATAATAAACCTTACTGTATTAAACTGCTTTATATCAAAGGGTGACTTTACAAAATCCAAGGAACAGTGAAACAGTTATAAAACACATTCGCACCTTCACTTTGTCTGTAGAAGGTTGAGTCGCTCCCACAGACGCTGCCCTCATTGCAGATGCTCTCCTCGTAGGCGCTGCCCTCTGCATGcacgcgcatacacacacacacacacacacacacacacacacataaagacagatGTCAACATGGATGTGAAAAAGCAGATACAGTACAGTCAACAAAAAGGAAATTGTGTCCTGTCTCTCTTCTCACTAATGTAACATATGGCATCAGTTTACCAACTATTAACAGTATATATTCTCCTTTAATAGTAAAATCTCATAGCAATGATAAGAATTACTTTTACACACATTAGTTACACTATTATAGTACATGTCAAGTACAGTCTCATCATcaatactgttttcattcatgcaGAAATTTGAAATGTCCctgtgatgatgtttttttcttgcatatcatttgtgatttttacCTTCGTTTAGTGGGTCAAAAAATAAGAAGTAATGTGATAATTtaaccaaaaacaacaacaacaaagaagaaTAGCTGGAAAATGTATCTCATGTATCTTTGCCTTTAATTAtgggaaattacattttaaattcatgaCTAGGTTTCAGAGTTGATGACTGAGCAGCAGTCTTTTAGGGTGTGAGGGAGCTCAGTCCTACTGTAGACAGTTTCCCCTTCCAACTCTGAGCCTTGAGCTGTTTTCACGTTGTGCAAATATTCATGCAACAATGCAGCCATTTGTGGTTATATAAGTGCATTAGAGCAGCCTCGTGTGTGGTATTACCAGGCGACCTGATCTGTGTGCAGCAGGCGCTGGTTCAGAAGTACACAGGGTCACTTCCAATCATTTTAAGgggcaaaaagtggacttaagTGATATGAACTAgattattttgaaaatgcagaGAGCACTCTTTGATTCTGAGAGCCCTTTCACTGCTAAAACCCTATAGGCAGGCATGAATTCAACGACATGAGACAAACTGAggatctgtatttgtatttcagTGGCTGGAATATTAATTTTGTGTCCCCTGGTAGATGTGTGTGCAACATCTGTGTTACAACATCTAAAGAGTCATGGCACATTTGGCCCCAGCAAAgggacatgaaaaaaaacactcatgacCGACACAGTTGCCTCAACTACAGCAGCTAAAGGTCATTGTAACCCTAAAGGCACCATGAGACTCTCACGAAGGTGAACTAACGGTGGTTCACAAACTGTATCTGCACAGAAATATAATCCTGATGTAATGTGTATACTAAATGTATATGACGGCAGGTTAACTCTAAAAAATAAGCTACGATTATCTGATTTTCACCAAAGGTCCTCAAGAAAACTGGAAATTTCGAATCAGCAGAAGCAACTTTGAAAATTATCTAAAAATACCAATGCAATCCCAATGAGATCATCAAGAggattaaaaaatgtaatttcaaattCTTACAAGAAGATGGAAAAAGACGAGAAACCCAGATTTAACAAGATGAAAAAGCACAATTCAAGAAGAATTGACtcacaaaataagaaatat
This sequence is a window from Thunnus albacares chromosome 12, fThuAlb1.1, whole genome shotgun sequence. Protein-coding genes within it:
- the myripa gene encoding rab effector MyRIP isoform X4, encoding MGRKLDLSGLTDNEAEHVLQVVQRDMRLRKKEEERLSELKQELDEEGSRCLLLSRQSCFNRRCCIRCCAPFTFLLNPKRQCRDCLYNVCKACRVYNKRDKAWLCSACQKSRLLKTQSLEWFYTNVKTRFKRFGSAKVLKTLYRKHLVEHSALAELTEGSAYEESICNEGSVCGSDSTFYRQSEEHSMEDTLTVALRVAEEAIDEAISKAEFDSASQEKQNEAHYLRKHRGELVEELAKTIVQKIISRRKTLADIKAEYNQDWPFEHNTDLHHHQSTADQACSSFKNQPGLWRSHSAFSLLDDSPGLIQETHQTLKKEGGGSAMSAWKSVDRLDNPGVSSVLTSPDGNWIALQSAQLSRPSLLTRRKSLVYSALERESGVVSAYEGMGFDSETKSEPDSSWGTVLQEIHKKMTDSNFNLQDTEDRVSPQLMDHRGSNDNLFSDSEGNWKVNKPVLGRLKRKVPVEIRRPSSLPRTNIIDVNFNVEGAEDESNAAAESAVGKVRRSRKKRNSKKEPAASSPVLDYNKKDNQSEPTSDAVTPDTLTSGATTPEPFNPESDITGHGANQMEQELTLKLQQLTGRVSDSSTRDDGLYGVRDADDDAQSEERRQGNEDKDEKDEEDERPWRMEIELDDRRTEDEREGEEQDIDEDEVKDRLYRLVTQSRLTYLSSTDDELDRAGLSEGEWDGERDEDMEEDYKEQKEEKTEGLTYKLCQLEKEVRATQFSSTEDELDRVGIMDEEKKTGEEEEELAVKVCKLANQVNATQFSSTDDELDGRGEEGEEAIDEVTLWKLQARKAVQAAQVRDLASLVSASQFSSTEDELDRYGENEGEMEQEVNEGGIESSVEMEKVWEGTVGKSQERRESIGDLDVKMFDLREEIEERMNERSEEKVEKATTENVLDCQIKFDVQPEKTKIEEPEEKDCVQERVTEETEDERMEGKVFKETEERQEMQLKTVVGAERREERTEEIIVLYETRVGLENQPEAKWSDKKEGEERQEEEKIRESKQTQEKWETASDSEEEDEEFDRIISSMLMMTLEDMQVEKLKDKGGNGGMNRELEEVEADKREKVDSKTDETGGAKERPGENITEQTAGDISTKQESSNARGRNKNEQQEKDTDPQEKPTDMTSEETNEAKQTCKRTEADDKNTRAEMTTEWQMMETQGDAAECESKDTDETFEETKEKHIDDTEQSCTSSLQDGLLSPEEIQNRYSAVSLRSITTEVLKVLNATEELLQGVEGGDGPRLSTTSLPPNTDPKKLDQQFSRLEENVYVAAGTVYSLEAELSDLEECARGICSATSDMELSFLEEQVASAAAKVQQSELQICDISARIAALKSAGLNVDPQSCFPKTRAIPVMPVTLDSSRQLRRRLPAPPMKEDKET